A genome region from Triticum aestivum cultivar Chinese Spring chromosome 2B, IWGSC CS RefSeq v2.1, whole genome shotgun sequence includes the following:
- the LOC123041278 gene encoding zinc finger A20 and AN1 domain-containing stress-associated protein 7-like, translated as MDARQQAGGAALCANGCGFFGGAATSDLCSRCYKEQQLLDVVAFDDAVMSGLRSLAITLTKAGGEEEGTPSSTTKKKRCSACQRKVGLLGFVCRCGATYCGAHRHADAHGCFFDYRAAGREQIARQNPLVVAPKMARV; from the coding sequence ATGGACGCGAGGCAGCAGGCCGGCGGTGCGGCCCTGTGCGCCAACGGCTGCGGCTTCTTCGGCGGCGCCGCGACCAGCGATCTCTGCTCCAGATGCTACAAGGAGCAGCAGCTGCTCGACGTCGTGGCCTTTGATGACGCCGTCATGTCCGGCCTCCGATCGCTGGCCATCACGCTGACGAAAGCCGGAGGCGAGGAGGAGGGGACGCCGTCgtcgacgacgaagaagaagcgATGCAGTGCGTGCCAGAGGAAGGTGGGGCTGCTGGGGTTCGTGTGCCGGTGCGGGGCCACCTACTGCGGCGCGCACCGCCACGCCGACGCGCACGGCTGCTTCTTCGACTACAGGGCAGCCGGCCGCGAGCAGATCGCGCGCCAGAACCCGCTCGTCGTCGCGCCCAAGATGGCAAGGGTTTGA